From the genome of Miscanthus floridulus cultivar M001 chromosome 10, ASM1932011v1, whole genome shotgun sequence, one region includes:
- the LOC136487475 gene encoding uncharacterized protein gives MHQSSSQTRNGSCKDCKASVLQEQTSRPHSRQHNRSATSSNPMALGDSATATPPVAKLSISGAALAALLHRCAAAAGDCDGLLFGRAAHLPAPPAALSDYDDAAAAAPPAPALSISVSGHCSLSHPSSLSDSLDRFRPPSSSPAPIGFFSSRRRTALRPSMREAALAHSLSETLALAHPLLLILVSPSASPNHSTHSYDYRAFLLLGGRLVPASLFVVNVGPGFRDQYHAFTAGSPMPWLPSAPAPGHAHTIGEQKAVDEMVDGFGVGRLQGVLGSAAGQAAEMDEMYAGMLRKLEKLAREVEKSNLRVLEQEKRNLVLRYKYAGME, from the exons ATGCATCAGTCTTCTTCCCAG ACCAGAAATGGATCGTGCAAAGACTGCAAGGCGTCTGTACTGCAGGAGCAGACGAGCAGGCCACACAGCAGACAGCACAACAGATCGGCCACCTCCTCGAATCCGATGGCCCTCGGCGACAGCGCCACTGCCACCCCGCCGGTGGCCAAGCTCTCCATCTCCGGCGCGGCCCTGGCGGCGCTGCTGCACCGCTGCGCCGCCGCGGCAGGCGACTGCGACGGCCTCCTCTTCGGCCGCGCCGCGCACCTGCCCGCGCCGCCGGCCGCCCTCTCCGACTACGacgacgccgcggcggcggccccgCCCGCCCCCGCGCTCTCCATCTCCGTCTCCGGCCACTGCTCCCTCTCccacccctcctccctctccgacTCCCTCGACCGCTTCCGTCCCCCCTCCTCCTCTCCCGCCCCCATCGGCTTCTTCTCCTCCCGCCGCCGCACCGCGCTCCGCCCCTCCATGCGGGAGGCCGCGCTCGCCCACTCCCTCTCCGAAACCCTAGCCTTGGCCCACccgctcctcctcatcctcgtctccccCTCCGCCTCCCCCAACCACTCCACCCACTCCTACGACTACCGCGCCTTCCTCCTCCTCGGCGGCCGCCTCGTCCCGGCCTCGCTCTTCGTCGTCAACGTCGGGCCCGGATTCCGGGACCAGTACCACGCCTTCACCGCCGGGTCGCCCATGCCCTGGCTGCCGTCGGCTCCGGCGCCGGGGCACGCGCACACCATCGGGGAGCAGAAGGCGGTGGATGAAATGGTGGACGGATTTGGGGTCGGGAGGCTGCAGGGGGTCCTCGGCTCTGCGGCGGGGCAGGCGGCCGAGATGGATGAGATGTACGCAGGGATGCTCAGGAAGCTGGAGAAGCTCGCCAGGGAGGTGGAGAAGAGCAATCTCCGTGTGCTCGAGCAG